One segment of Bacteroides caecimuris DNA contains the following:
- a CDS encoding AGE family epimerase/isomerase: MDFKKLANQYKDELLDNVLPFWLEHSQDHELGGYFTCLDREGKVFDTDKFVWLQGREVWMFSMLYNKVEKRKEWLDCAVQGGEFLKKYGHDGNYNWYFSLDRSGRPLVEPYNIFSYTFATMAFGQLGLATGNQEYADIARKTFDIILSKADNPKGKWNKLHPDTRNLKNFALPMILCNLAMEIEHILGKDYLEKAMNTCIHEVMDVFYRPELGGIIVENVDIDGNLVDCFEGRQVTPGHAIEAMWFIMDLGKRLNRPELIEKAKDTTLTMLNYGWDKEYGGIYYFMDRNGCPPQQLEWDQKLWWVHIETLISLLKSYQLTGDKQCLEWFEKVHDYTWEHFKDKEHPEWYGYLNRRGEVLLPLKGGKWKGCFHVPRGLFQCWKTLEDLMNYK; encoded by the coding sequence ATGGATTTTAAGAAATTAGCAAATCAATACAAGGATGAACTTTTGGACAATGTCCTTCCTTTCTGGCTTGAACATTCGCAGGACCATGAGCTTGGTGGTTACTTCACCTGCCTGGACCGTGAAGGAAAAGTTTTCGATACGGATAAATTCGTTTGGTTGCAAGGTAGAGAAGTATGGATGTTCTCCATGCTTTACAACAAAGTGGAGAAACGTAAGGAATGGCTGGATTGTGCCGTTCAGGGTGGCGAATTCCTAAAAAAATATGGACATGACGGCAATTATAACTGGTATTTTTCCCTTGACCGTTCGGGTAGACCATTGGTAGAACCCTACAATATCTTTTCGTATACATTCGCCACCATGGCTTTCGGTCAGTTAGGTCTTGCCACCGGCAATCAGGAATATGCAGACATTGCCAGGAAAACCTTCGATATCATCCTGTCTAAAGCGGATAATCCGAAAGGAAAGTGGAACAAGCTTCATCCCGATACACGCAATCTGAAGAATTTTGCCCTTCCGATGATCCTCTGCAACCTGGCTATGGAAATAGAGCATATTTTAGGGAAAGACTATCTGGAAAAAGCGATGAATACTTGTATCCATGAAGTAATGGACGTTTTTTACCGTCCCGAACTTGGTGGGATCATAGTTGAGAACGTAGACATCGACGGTAATCTGGTGGATTGTTTTGAAGGTCGTCAGGTCACTCCGGGACATGCCATTGAAGCCATGTGGTTTATCATGGACCTAGGCAAACGCCTGAACCGTCCGGAATTGATAGAGAAAGCCAAAGACACCACCCTTACCATGCTCAATTATGGTTGGGATAAAGAGTACGGCGGCATTTATTACTTTATGGATCGCAATGGTTGCCCACCTCAACAATTGGAGTGGGATCAGAAACTTTGGTGGGTGCATATTGAAACACTCATCTCTCTCCTGAAGAGCTATCAACTAACCGGAGACAAACAATGCCTGGAGTGGTTTGAGAAAGTACATGACTATACGTGGGAGCATTTCAAGGATAAAGAACACCCCGAATGGTATGGATACTTGAATCGAAGAGGTGAAGTATTGCTGCCACTCAAAGGAGGGAAATGGAAAGGGTGCTTCCATGTGCCAAGAGGACTGTTTCAGTGCTGGAAAACATTAGAAGACTTGATGAATTATAAATAA
- a CDS encoding DUF4434 domain-containing protein gives MKTLDRRDFLKKATLASASALTVPTLFESCTSKVSASTVMATDDLESKLIVPKNNGLKITGTFLDEISHDIPHQNWGEKEWDLDFQHMKNIGIDTVIMIRSGYRKFVTFPSPYLLKKGCYMPSVDLVDMFLRLAEKYGMKFYFGLYDSGKYWDTGDMTWEVEDNKYVIDEVWENYGSKYKSFGGWYISGEISRATKGAIGAFHALGKQCKDISNGLPTFISPWIDGKKAIMGTTKMTKEDAVSVQQHEKEWDEIFDGIHDVVDACAFQDGHIDYDELDAFFSVNKKLADKYGMQCWTNAESFDRDMPIRFLPIKFDKLRMKLEAAKRAGYDKAITFEFSHFMSPQSAYLQAGHLYDRYKEYFEIK, from the coding sequence TACCAACTTTGTTTGAATCTTGTACTTCAAAAGTTAGTGCTAGTACGGTAATGGCAACTGATGATTTAGAAAGTAAACTTATTGTTCCTAAAAACAATGGTTTGAAAATTACCGGAACTTTTTTGGATGAAATATCACATGATATTCCACATCAGAACTGGGGTGAGAAAGAATGGGACTTGGATTTTCAGCACATGAAAAATATAGGAATTGATACGGTAATAATGATCCGTTCTGGTTATCGTAAGTTTGTCACTTTTCCTTCTCCTTATTTATTGAAGAAAGGTTGTTATATGCCTTCCGTTGACTTGGTGGATATGTTTTTACGTTTAGCTGAAAAGTATGGAATGAAATTCTATTTTGGACTATACGATTCGGGTAAATACTGGGACACAGGGGATATGACCTGGGAAGTGGAAGATAACAAATATGTAATTGATGAAGTTTGGGAAAATTATGGTTCCAAGTATAAAAGTTTTGGAGGATGGTATATCAGTGGTGAAATAAGCCGGGCAACGAAAGGGGCGATTGGTGCTTTCCATGCATTAGGAAAACAATGTAAGGATATATCTAATGGATTGCCTACTTTCATATCTCCTTGGATTGATGGAAAAAAAGCAATCATGGGAACGACAAAAATGACTAAAGAAGATGCCGTTTCTGTACAACAACACGAAAAAGAATGGGATGAAATTTTTGATGGAATTCATGATGTGGTAGATGCATGTGCATTTCAAGATGGGCATATTGATTATGACGAATTGGATGCGTTCTTTTCTGTCAATAAAAAATTAGCAGATAAGTATGGTATGCAATGTTGGACAAATGCCGAATCTTTTGACCGTGATATGCCTATTCGTTTTCTACCCATTAAGTTTGATAAACTTCGGATGAAGTTGGAAGCAGCTAAACGTGCCGGATATGATAAGGCTATTACTTTTGAATTTTCTCATTTTATGAGTCCGCAATCAGCCTATCTGCAAGCAGGTCATTTATATGACAGATATAAAGAATATTTTGAAATAAAATAA
- a CDS encoding sugar porter family MFS transporter: MKSTINIGYLIFLSVVAALGGFLFGYDTAVISGTIAQVTQLFQLDALQQGWYVGCALVGSIVGVLFAGILSDKLGRKLTMVISAVLFSTSALGCALSADFAQLVVYRIIGGVGIGVVSIVSPLYISELAVAQYRGRLVSLYQLAVTVGFLGAYLVNYQLLAWAESGTQLSVDWLNKIFITEVWRGMLGMETLPAILFFIIIFFIPESPRWLIVRGKELKAVNILEKIYNSITEAKSQLNETKSVLTSETKSEWSLLMKPGIFKAVIIGVCIAILGQFMGVNAVLYYGPSIFENAGLSGGDSLFYQVLVGLVNTLTTVLALVIIDKVGRKKLVYYGVSGMVVSLILIGLYFLFGDSLGVSSLFLLVFFLFYVFCCAVSICAVVFVLLSEMYPTKVRGLAMSIAGFSLWIGTYLIGQLTPWMLQNLTPAGTFFLFAVMCVPYMLIVWKLVPETTGKSLEEIERYWTRSEQ, encoded by the coding sequence ATGAAGTCTACAATCAATATTGGTTATCTTATATTCCTTTCTGTTGTGGCAGCATTGGGAGGCTTTTTGTTCGGATATGATACCGCAGTTATATCGGGAACAATTGCCCAAGTGACTCAACTTTTTCAATTAGATGCACTACAACAGGGATGGTATGTAGGATGTGCTTTAGTGGGTTCTATTGTAGGTGTTCTTTTTGCTGGAATCTTAAGTGATAAGTTAGGAAGAAAACTTACGATGGTTATATCAGCTGTGTTGTTCTCCACATCAGCTCTAGGATGTGCTCTATCAGCCGATTTTGCCCAATTGGTAGTTTATCGGATTATAGGTGGAGTAGGAATAGGGGTTGTGTCCATTGTTTCTCCTCTTTATATATCAGAACTAGCTGTAGCGCAGTATAGAGGACGTTTGGTGTCATTGTATCAGTTGGCTGTAACAGTTGGTTTTTTGGGAGCTTATTTAGTTAACTATCAATTATTGGCATGGGCGGAGAGTGGTACGCAATTAAGTGTGGATTGGTTGAATAAAATATTTATAACTGAAGTATGGAGAGGCATGTTGGGTATGGAAACATTGCCGGCAATCTTATTCTTCATTATCATATTTTTTATTCCGGAAAGTCCCCGCTGGTTAATCGTGCGTGGAAAGGAATTGAAAGCTGTAAATATATTAGAGAAAATATATAATTCGATTACAGAAGCGAAAAGTCAATTAAATGAAACGAAATCTGTGCTGACCTCTGAAACAAAATCGGAATGGTCTTTATTGATGAAGCCTGGAATCTTCAAAGCTGTTATTATCGGTGTGTGTATTGCGATTTTAGGACAGTTTATGGGTGTGAACGCAGTACTTTATTATGGCCCTTCTATCTTTGAAAACGCAGGACTTTCAGGAGGAGATTCTCTTTTTTACCAAGTTCTGGTAGGACTAGTCAATACTTTGACCACCGTTCTGGCTCTTGTCATCATCGATAAAGTAGGCCGCAAGAAGCTGGTATATTACGGAGTTTCGGGCATGGTTGTTTCTCTGATTCTCATCGGCCTGTACTTCCTCTTCGGAGATTCCCTGGGAGTATCCAGCCTCTTCCTGCTCGTTTTCTTCCTGTTCTATGTATTCTGCTGTGCTGTTTCTATCTGTGCCGTGGTGTTCGTACTCCTCTCGGAGATGTATCCCACCAAGGTTCGCGGACTGGCCATGTCGATAGCAGGATTCTCCCTGTGGATCGGAACGTACCTGATCGGACAGTTAACCCCCTGGATGCTCCAGAACCTTACCCCCGCCGGAACATTCTTCCTGTTCGCCGTTATGTGCGTGCCGTATATGCTGATTGTCTGGAAACTCGTGCCGGAAACCACCGGAAAGTCGCTGGAGGAGATTGAAAGATACTGGACCCGTTCGGAACAGTAA